The Neovison vison isolate M4711 chromosome 13, ASM_NN_V1, whole genome shotgun sequence genome includes a region encoding these proteins:
- the LOC122894691 gene encoding LOW QUALITY PROTEIN: cytochrome c oxidase subunit NDUFA4-like (The sequence of the model RefSeq protein was modified relative to this genomic sequence to represent the inferred CDS: inserted 1 base in 1 codon; substituted 1 base at 1 genomic stop codon), protein MTQNVRVLDSRQRHHMKPWTWGVIVGPGAEARDSSGVFSRLLPSPLFLQILGPAKKHPSLISLFVFIGGEGTGAVCSVLLLALFNPDVRXEKNNPGPXNTLGAPDQYKFSLVNVDYSKLQKEGPDL, encoded by the exons ATGACGCAGAACGTCAGAGTTCTTGACTCCAGGCAGAGACATCACATGAAGCCGTGGACATGGGGAGTCATTGTAGGTCCTGGAGCGGAAGCACGCGATTCCAGCGGTGTCTTCAGCAG GCTCCTACCGTCACCATTGTTTCTCCAGATCCTTGGTCCAGCCAAGAAGCATCCAAgcttgatctctctctttgtatttATTGGAGGGGAAGGTACTGGAGCAGTGTGCAGTGTCTTGCTCCTGGCCTTGTTCAATCCAGATGTCA ATGAGAAAAATAACCCAGGACCCTAAAACACACTGG gtgcccctgatcagTACAAGTTTTCCTTGGTGAATGTAGATTACAGCAAACTGCAGAAAGAAGGGCCAGACCTCTAA